The Myroides fluvii region TAAACAATTGGTCGAATATATTACGGGAATTGATACCCGTATTGGATATCCAAATGAGCATTTAGCTGGGGATTCAAGTTTAGAAGTTTCTAGTCCATTATATGCAACGGGAGTTGGATTGGTCATGGAAAGCGAAAAACACCGAAAACAAGGTGCTGTTTCAGTAGAAGAATTAAAAGCTGTTGAAACGAGAACGGAATCAAAACCAGAGGAGAGAAAGGTCGTGTATACTTCTCCTACAGAAGAAGTGGTAAATACACCAAAAGAGCCTGTTGAGCGCGTGCATCAACCTCGTGTTGAAACGATCTCACAACCTGAGGAAGAAAAAAGAGAAGTGCAGCCAAGTACCGCTGATCGCTTTGAAAGTAGTTTCATCGGGAACTTTTTTAGAAAAATTAAAGAATTTATTGAAAAGCAAGAATAATAAAACGATACGTATATGGAGAATACAGATTTCGGAGGAATAAAGTTTGATATGCCTAAGAACCAATCAAACGTTATCAAGGTAATTGGTGTAGGTGGCGGAGGAAGTAACGCAATCAATCACATGTTTAAGCAGGGTATTAAGGGAGTGGATTTCATCGTTTGTAATACGGATTCCCAAGCCTTAGAAAATAGCTCAGTTCCTAATAAAATTCAGTTGGGTGTTAATTTAACTGAAGGGTTAGGTGCGGGTGCAAATCCTGAAGTAGGACAACAATCTGCTTTAGAAAGTATAGAAGAAATTGAGAAAATGCTAGATACCAATACCAAGATGGTGTTCATCACCGCAGGTATGGGTGGAGGTACAGGAACAGGTGCTGCTCCTGTCATCGCACAACTATCAAAAGAAAGAGATATCTTAACGGTTGGTATCGTGACAATTCCTTTCCAATTCGAAGGAAAAGTACGTCAAGAACAAGCGTTAAAAGGGGTTGATCGATTGAGAAAACAAGTGGATTCTCTCATCGTAATCAACAACAATAAATTACGTGAAGTATATGGAAACTTAGGCTTTAAGGCAGGCTTCTCCAAAGCAGATGAGGTATTGTCAACTGCTGCCCGTGGTATCGCCGAAGTTATTACGCACCATTATACGCAGAATATTGACTTGAAAGATGCGAAAACAGTATTGTCTGATAGCGGTACAGCTATTATGGGATCTGGTACTGCATCTGGAGACAATAGAGCAAAAGATGCCATTATTGATGCGTTAGATTCTCCATTGCTGAATGACAATAAAATATCAGGTGCTAAAAACGTATTGTTGTTAATCGTTTCAGGTACAAATGAAATTACAATTGATGAAATTGGCGAGATCAATGATCACATCCAAACCGAAGCTGGACATAATGCAAATATCATTATGGGAGTTGGTGAAGATGAATCATTAGGAGAGGCTATTTCTGTTACTATTATTGCTACGGGATTTAACTACGAGCAACAAAAAAGTATTGTAAATTCTGCTGAACCTCGAGTTATTATTCACACTTTAGAAGAGGAACAAAAAGTAGTGCGCGATTTAACGCAAACTGCATCCGTATCTTCTTATGGATTTACGACTCCTGATCAACCTTTGCGCGTTTCTACTCCAGAAACAACCGAAGGGGCTGTAGAAAAAGAAGAAGTAAACTGCGAAGTAGAAACGAGAAAAGTATTCACCTTAGAGGATGATTACGAAGAAGGTGACGATGATGATGATTTCGGCGGACCAACAACACCCACACAACCATTAGGGGAAGTGGATGAGGTAGTATTCGAAAGAAAATCAATGGATGCATCGAATTTGGATGTATTCTTCGAAATCGTAACGCCTAAAACAGAGGAAAGAACGCAAGATCACCACCAAAATGATCCGATGGCATCGAAGCAAAAAGACATCAGAGATATTCAGGTAATTGATCCGGAGTTTGTCATCGTTACGCCTAAGAAACAAGAGGTAGCTGCACCTATTGTCTATCATTTTGATGAAGAATTAGCTGAAATGGAAGTGACTGCAGCTGAAGTAGTAGGTCATGCAAGTGAAGCAATGAATCAATCTTCAGCCAAAAAAGAAGAAGTAATTCGCTTTTCTTTGGAAGACTATATGGATAAAGAAGAAGAATTAGCTTTAGCTAAACCTATAGTAAATCACAAAGAAGAAATTGCAGAAGAATTTAAATTCTCTGTGCGTGCGGAAGGTATGCCCGTTGTAAATAAAGTAGAAGTAGAAGCTTCAACAGAAGATTATGACGAAATGAATCCTACAGAAATGAGCATTGAAGAATTCACGTTGAGAAGTAGAGCAGCAGAGCGTAGAAGAAAAATGAAAGACTTCAATTACAAATTCAACAACTCAACAGCTCATTATTCGGATTTGGAAAAAGAGCCAGCGTATAAGCGCTTAGGAGTTGATTTAGAAGATGTAAATGACGAAAGCAATAAATCTAGAATCTCCTTTGGTGTGGACGGAAATAACGACCCTAAATTGAGATCGAATAATTCGTTTTTACACGATAATGTAGACTAAAGAAAAATCCTAGTCTCTAGGCTCTCTCACTTATAATTTAAACAGTAGTAGACTTGGGTTTACTACTGTTTTTTTTTGCTTCTATTTTGTGGTAGGGATTTGAAATAACATGCGTTAGTTTTGAGTGAGGCAAGTAGTTTTCAATGTTAAAGGGACTACTTTAGTGTTAAATTCATTATCCTATTCAAATATTTATGCGAATTGTTTAATAAATACCTTCTTTTATTTGGATGTGTTTTGTAATTTATTTTTACAACTACTTGGTTTACTGTAAATTGTCGTCTCTTTTTTAATGTAAAATAGTGACGATGAAAAAAATATACCCACTTTTTCTTTTAGTATGGATTTCTTGTATCTCGTGTTCTCAGCTTAGTCCAACCCTTGTGAAATCTAAATATACAGCTGATGAGATTCTTCGGAAGTTAGAATTTACTCAACTTTATACAGTACATGATAGTACGCCTGTTACCTTTGGTGAGAAAATAGTGAATAGTGCGGTTAATAAAGAAAAATTTATCGATACCCCCTGGGAAGGAGCTATAACAGGTAGAGAGTTTGTTATTGTGGAATATACAGATCCCAAACAAAAGACTGAATGGGGCTATTTGTACCAAGTCTACCTTTGGAAGGATCGCTTCTTGCTTTTTTTGTTAATCGAGGAGATGGAATGGGGCAGAACTTGAGTTATAATGGTCAATCACAACCGTATTATCGCGTGAATTATTCCAGGGATGTCCATTTGTTTAAATACCCAACTTTAGTGAAACCCAATCAAATTTTGTGTCTGATGTATCTCAAAAAGGAAATTGTCGTAAACAAGGATAAGGTGAATGTTGTATCCTATGATTTTAAAGCAGATGAGAGTAAAGGTGTCGAATTGATCGCTCAAACAGAAGAACCCTATAAAGGAAGTATTCGAATCACCTATACAATTAAAGTAGTCGCTGATGATGCTTGGATTGTTGTCAATCAAATGAAAGAAAGTTATCGCTTCAATTGTAATATAATCGAAGGAGGATGAAAACAAAAAAATGCTTGTAGAAAGGTCTTTTGGGAATGTTAGAAACTGATAGCTTTAAATTTCTTGACTTGTACGTCTTTCGATTTGACTTGAATGTTGAAGTCAATGACTTGATTATTTGTCGTTGTAGTATTAACCTTAATGGTATTTTGGAGTACTTCTACTTGATTGGGTTGATCGGGATATACAGTTACTGTATAATCTCCTTTGGGTAAATAAAGCGAATATCGCCCTTCATCAGAGGTATAAGCGGTATAACTCTCACCTATATTATTTTGGGCAACCACGCGTTGACCTGCTAAGTTTTTATTTAATGTTACAGCATGTTCTGCGTATTCATAGTGGATCGATCCCGTTATGGTTGTTGTTTGCGTGAGGTAAATCACTTGAGATAAATTGGAATCTAAACTCAATTTTAAGGCATTCATAAACCAATGTTGATCATTTTGAACTTGAACGGTATAGGTACCTGCAGGTAACTTCTTGTAGTCAATGCTTCCATCGACATTGGTAATAAAAGCCTTTTGATTGATCGTTACCACGCGGTTACTTGCGGGTAATATATTTTGATTTTCATCCTGATAATAGACCAGTACGTTTAGGTTGTATAATTTTTCGTAGGCCTTATAAGGCGTTAATTGTTTAACGAGACCTACTTGAAAATAATTCGTTTGATTGGCAGCGGAAAATCCGCCATAATTGTTGTAATTACTGACATAAATATCAAAATCCTTTTTGAGTTTGTACTCTACACGTGTATTGAATTGCCAAAAATCGCCACTTGTAGAGGTGTTATTGTAATACCCGCTTAACACAATACCTAATTGATTATTGAAAAAACGCTGTCTGTAGTTCCCCATAATCATGAGGTTGGTATAGGTGTGAATCACCTGCCAATCGTAATACGAAGCATTAATCAACTCACTTAAATTATTGTAGTTGTATTGATAACTCACACCTAGATCAAAATTCTTGTAATTTGCCCCTACATTGAGGCGATAGTGTAATCTTTCTTGAATTTCTGTTTGGGTGATATAATTACCCAAATCGATAGACGCATTGTACCCAAAGCCTTTAGCAAAATTACTTTGATGATAGGCCGCATGGAAACGAACCGCTTGGAGCTTTTCCATGGTCGCTGTTTGATAATTGAATCGCTTCTCTTGTACATACTGCGGACTTACAAGTAGGGTACTCGAAGCCATGCGATAAGAATAACTCATCCCTAAGGCGTTGGATTGCTGTTGAGCATTAACGGAATTGGTGTAACTGTATTTCGGCGCATAATCGATAAAATGCTGAATTAGTCCTACACTGTGCTTACCCATATTCCTTCTAATGGTTGTTGCAGCCTGAGAAACCCCCTGGCGGACACCCGCATAATAGGGGCTGCTGTAGAAGCTGTTGTGTTGAATTTGATACTTCGTTAGGGTGGCATAAGCATTAAGTCCTAGAAATACGCCCAATTGACTCGTTTCATCTGTCTGAAGCACAGATCCTCCTTGGTTGAAATCAACTTGTAAGATTGGCTTGTTCCACAGCGCAAAAGAATTGTATTGCAATATTTTTTTCTCTCCATAGCGATGGTTGACATCATAGTAAAACTGAGCGTGTTTCCAGGCGTGTTTTTGCGATTGGAAACCCACCCAGGTATTATATCCCACTGAGCGATCATTGGAGTCGCTAATTAAATATGTTTTGTCTAGATAGCCCGCTTGAATATAAAGGGAATCCTGAAGTTTAATTTGCGTTTGAACTCCGCGACCTTGCAAGGAAAATTCCCCCGATTGAAAAAGGTTACCTGCTTGTACTTGTATGTTTTTCGTTTGAAA contains the following coding sequences:
- the ftsZ gene encoding cell division protein FtsZ; the protein is MENTDFGGIKFDMPKNQSNVIKVIGVGGGGSNAINHMFKQGIKGVDFIVCNTDSQALENSSVPNKIQLGVNLTEGLGAGANPEVGQQSALESIEEIEKMLDTNTKMVFITAGMGGGTGTGAAPVIAQLSKERDILTVGIVTIPFQFEGKVRQEQALKGVDRLRKQVDSLIVINNNKLREVYGNLGFKAGFSKADEVLSTAARGIAEVITHHYTQNIDLKDAKTVLSDSGTAIMGSGTASGDNRAKDAIIDALDSPLLNDNKISGAKNVLLLIVSGTNEITIDEIGEINDHIQTEAGHNANIIMGVGEDESLGEAISVTIIATGFNYEQQKSIVNSAEPRVIIHTLEEEQKVVRDLTQTASVSSYGFTTPDQPLRVSTPETTEGAVEKEEVNCEVETRKVFTLEDDYEEGDDDDDFGGPTTPTQPLGEVDEVVFERKSMDASNLDVFFEIVTPKTEERTQDHHQNDPMASKQKDIRDIQVIDPEFVIVTPKKQEVAAPIVYHFDEELAEMEVTAAEVVGHASEAMNQSSAKKEEVIRFSLEDYMDKEEELALAKPIVNHKEEIAEEFKFSVRAEGMPVVNKVEVEASTEDYDEMNPTEMSIEEFTLRSRAAERRRKMKDFNYKFNNSTAHYSDLEKEPAYKRLGVDLEDVNDESNKSRISFGVDGNNDPKLRSNNSFLHDNVD